From Verrucomicrobiia bacterium, the proteins below share one genomic window:
- a CDS encoding glycosyltransferase, whose translation MEHELEIILPVRECGAALSQTVASLLAQTDRNFAVVLADKFSRTNGNSVDATQRQLSAGGISTRRIKAPFQMNEIEHLNWACARSEAAWLKPLFPGEQLKPGYTARLKQRIAARPNARIISCDWTRETEWGTETITANFSRDSLTAAEFSNYFPAGFSFFSRPINFAYHRTAWQAMGGYSTELPHYAALNLHLLLVLHYGLENLHEILAHGSPTKQCLNESGGAKVNHWLELWLVLKQSAIYCRAAGKPWPTKWLFVKAFTAALGRR comes from the coding sequence ATGGAACACGAATTGGAAATCATCCTGCCTGTACGCGAATGCGGGGCCGCATTGTCACAGACAGTGGCTTCGCTCCTGGCACAGACGGATCGCAATTTCGCCGTCGTGCTCGCTGATAAATTTTCTCGAACGAATGGCAATTCCGTTGACGCAACGCAACGCCAGCTTTCCGCCGGAGGCATTTCCACGCGCCGCATCAAAGCTCCATTTCAAATGAACGAAATTGAGCATTTGAATTGGGCCTGCGCGCGATCCGAGGCTGCGTGGCTCAAGCCGCTTTTTCCCGGCGAACAGTTAAAACCCGGCTACACCGCCCGTCTCAAACAACGCATTGCCGCACGGCCAAACGCGCGAATCATTTCCTGCGATTGGACCCGCGAAACCGAATGGGGAACCGAGACCATCACCGCAAATTTTTCCCGCGACAGTTTGACGGCTGCAGAATTCTCAAATTATTTTCCGGCCGGTTTCAGTTTTTTTTCACGCCCAATTAATTTTGCGTACCACCGAACCGCCTGGCAGGCGATGGGCGGTTACTCCACCGAATTGCCCCACTACGCCGCGCTGAATCTTCACCTGTTGCTGGTGCTTCATTACGGGTTGGAAAACCTCCATGAAATCCTCGCCCACGGTTCGCCTACGAAACAATGTTTGAACGAAAGCGGCGGCGCGAAGGTCAACCATTGGCTGGAGTTGTGGCTCGTGCTGAAGCAGTCCGCTATTTACTGCCGCGCCGCGGGAAAACCGTGGCCCACGAAATGGCTTTTTGTAAAAGCATTCACCGCCGCCCTGGGACGCCGGTGA